From the Plasmodium vivax chromosome 5, whole genome shotgun sequence genome, one window contains:
- a CDS encoding hypothetical protein, conserved (encoded by transcript PVX_090310A): MDYCILLKYWVYDQIKKINKNGKKEINDFVLTEKLRKLQYTINNEESVKFECYDDYSDYLSNWEEEKALYEYFVNFKEITNSYKPGNKEKNKYTGYVQYIVDLYKKKTTKEGCCNTKSHHPCDHYFNCDPEYDPEKLLLKLKGEKAEASQKSPNRGAQATISGSDGRSANSTEDSNVNKIVLPEVPIGWNKRRHKYITKMNNVKCITNYAAKEKGYALVSCYNIGKKYPNVENIFRSTKEEEKFYSKKVEAEGGSVEGNKIRWIHYDSEASDEEISYAVLGGDKNAVSKKSKTHVGIPVYSQGYTLLSDYIKDRRNDKYGDYQPGREVAYIYSGLGRRFYPGVKIKDVPCAYIKMKDGEKTECVKEDAVKDYDVSKNQGKLNSRREESITELSKIDSSGELEPAEESIFKTPMFRGGTFALLFVGIVFVFFINFKVCSSYIMKEVLAYK; the protein is encoded by the coding sequence ATGGATTATTGTATATTGCTGAAATATTGGGTCTATGAtcaaataaagaaaattaataaaaatggcaaaaaggagATTAATGACTTTGTACTTACTGAAAAACTAAGAAAATTGCAATATACTATTAATAATGAAGAATCAGTTAAATTTGAATGTTACGATGATTATAGTGATTATTTGAGTAATtgggaagaggagaaagccttatatgaatattttgtaaattttaaagaaataacAAATAGTTATAAACCTGgtaataaagagaaaaacaagTATACTGGTTACGTTCAATATATTGTTGAcctatacaaaaaaaaaacaactaaAGAAGGTTGTTGTAATACTAAGTCTCATCATCCTTGTGatcattattttaattgCGATCCAGAGTATGATCCCGAAAAGCTcctattaaaattaaaaggtgaaaaagcaGAAGCTAGTCAGAAATCGCCAAATAGAGGTGCACAGGCAACTATATCAGGATCAGATGGACGTAGTGCAAATAGCACAGAAGATtcaaatgtaaataaaattgtcCTCCCTGAAGTACCAATCGGATGGAATAAACGCAGACACAAATATATAACGAAAATGAACAACGTTAAGTGTATTACGAATTATGCAGCTAAGGAAAAAGGTTATGCATTGGTATCATGTTATAacattggaaaaaaatatccgaacgttgaaaatatatttagatctacaaaagaagaggaaaaattttattctaaaAAGGTAGAAGCAGAAGGCGGAAGTGTCGAGGGGAATAAAATACGGTGGATTCATTACGATTCTGAGGCATCCGATGAGGAAATATCTTATGCAGTTCTAGGTGGTGATAAAAATGCTGTTTCCAAAAAATCTAAAACTCATGTAGGAATACCGGTATATTCACAAGGATATACATTACTAAGTGATTATATAAAGGATAGaagaaatgataaatatggAGATTATCAACCAGGTCGTGAagttgcatatatttattcaggTTTAGGAAGAAGGTTTTATCCaggagtaaaaataaaagatgtACCTTGTgcttatattaaaatgaaagatGGTGAAAAAACAGAGTGTGTAAAAGAAGATGCTGTTAAAGATTATGATGTTTCTAAAAATCaaggaaaattaaattcaAGAAGGGAAGAATCTATTACAGAATTGTCGAAAATAGACTCATCGGGTGAGTTAGAACCCGCAGAGGAGAGTATATTTAAAACGCCCATGTTCCGTGGTGGTACGTTTGCATTATTATTTGTAGGAATagttttcgttttttttattaattttaaggTATGTTCTAGTTATATTATGAAAGAAGTGcttgcatataaataa
- a CDS encoding hypothetical protein (encoded by transcript PVX_090300A) yields MCCSCSYPHSCSSPSNKKKKKNLKSNPYYHEPVRSVISESNCANPRCLGDDESFIDISILKNNYSYEDLRTRRLRSGAKNFLDMIELKTSYSSPVKEKKETTESNENKDSTDGIKDNIEVIEKIEDEIFLSKEDEEKLNDQINELRERCSNLSIQLDLEDINELIDHLNDSPSVEDVSNLWWQLQGLKKYPYILDIINLNSIYEKLLKNLNMEENNNTSRILQNMYKNVLERLVDEEYFYNRKFLDLIKGKGLTKDAFLSLINDSINSLKEVKTELYERSNKELMDYMEKVDKEKEEKEKEEQKKIKKEKEEKEKEQKRLIKEKEEKKKQEQKKINNKASEKITKANAKLKK; encoded by the exons ATGTGTTGTAGTTGTAGCTACCCTCATTCATGTAGTTCTCctagtaataaaaaaaaaaaaaaaaatttaaagagt AACCCATACTATCACGAACCCGTAAGGTCCGTCATATCTGAGTCAAATTGTGCAAACCCAAGATGTTTAGGTGATGATGAAAGCTTTATTGATataagcattttaaaaaataattatagcTATGAGGATTTAAGGACTAGACGATTAAGATCAGGAGCTAAAAATTTCCTGGATATGATAGAACTAAAGACTAGCTATTCTAGTCcagtaaaagaaaagaaggaaactACAGAATCTAACGAAAATAAAGATTCGACTGATGGCATTAAGGATAATATAGAagtaattgaaaaaattgaagatgaaatttttttgtcaaaagaagacgaagaaaaaTTGAATGACCAAATTAACGAATTGCGTGAGAGATGCTCTAATTTGTCAATTCAGTTAGATCTAGAAGACATAAACGAATTAATTGATCATTTAAATGACAGTCCATCTGTCGAAGACGTAAGTAATTTATGGTGGCAGTTACAAGGgttgaaaaaatatccctATATTTTggatataattaatttaaattcaatatatgaaaaattactaaaaaatCTCAATATGGAAGAAAACAATAATACATCTCGGATATTGCaaaatatgtacaaaaatgtattagAACGTTTAGTAgatgaagaatatttttataatagaaaatttcTTGATTTaattaaaggaaaaggtTTGACGAAAGAtgcatttttatctttaattAATGATAGTATTAATTCGCTAAAAGAAGTTAAAACAGAACTTTATGAAAGGAGCAATAAAGAATTAATGGACTATATGGAAAAGgtagataaagaaaaagaagagaaggaaaaagaagagcagaaaaaaataaagaaagaaaaagaagagaaggaaaaagagcaGAAAAGActaattaaagaaaaagaagagaagaaaaaacaagagcagaaaaaaataaataataaagctTCCGAAAAAATAACTAAAGCAAatgcgaaattaaaaaaataa
- a CDS encoding hypothetical protein (encoded by transcript PVX_090295A): protein MAESVDKFILDEFVEKKDILESSDLHKFYNNLKKYWDNKDTTSANCTDKKDLKICYLGKTLENIVSDWNSICSLSVKNNDKCCCYLTYWLYGLIVKINPSNFHLNNIYNKLDNFFEKINCSCDTNKICTKKNVKIFNMKVLENKKVLYDFAEYYDHLKNLLSEADSANRDKNCEYIKKFFQLYRIMQLHQHLKLTKHYCLEIKHFKEKFNDDVLSSLEQKCPGKGIKSLFNAANVTEHSSGKQFKNTAEKIIEPLKNKEDIKNIILKYLPSNTIYEEFDKTDDLNDYKEGCKKTFKPENGKDKDDITDFCEKFTRNMKKKIYITPSDGKNPKNRCSYFTHWTYENIRKIFPTLNDTKKNNVINKLNEIMHDINTSDLKGKPCSFYFDGTPNQWEEEKYLHDYFTNHESIKDKYNSNVSEKKTFCEYLSYIYKLYEKYIWKCCTYFYRGNSWNLCPKHFECDRKYNPFKLLSTLKCENEIISESEENAYDTLMIDREVVLKSQIIPCNSLICDPFYKFAMVPLAFLGLSSVFFLFYKVNISIV, encoded by the exons ATGGCGGAAAGTGTAGACAAATTTATTCTCGATGAATTTGTAGAAAAA AAAGATATTTTGGAAAGTTCGGACctacataaattttataataatttaaaaaaatattgggATAATAAAGACACAACTTCTGCAAACTGTACTGATAAAAAAGATCTAAAGATTTGTTATCTTGGTAAAACCCTTGAAAATATAGTTAGTGATTGGAATAGTATATGTTCTTTATcagttaaaaataatgataagtGTTGTTGTTATTTGACTTACTGGCTCTATGGCTTAATTGTTAAAATTAACCCCAGTAACTTTCACCttaataacatttataataagttagacaatttttttgaaaaaattaattgctCTTGTGATACAAACAAAATAtgcactaaaaaaaatgtaaaaatatttaacatgAAAGTATTAGAAAATAAGAAAGTGTTATATGATTTTGCTGAATATTACGACCATTTAAAGAATTTGTTGAGTGAGGCAGATAGTGCTAATAGggataaaaattgtgaatacATTAAGAAATTTTTTCAGTTATACAGAATTATGCAATTGCATCAGCATTTGAAACTGACTAAGCATTATTGCCTTGaaataaaacatttcaaagaaaaatttaacgaTGATGTTTTGTCATCATTAGAACAGAAGTGTCCAGGGAAAGGAATAAAATCATTATTCAATGCAGCCAATGTAACGGAACATTCATCAGGAAAACAATTTAAGAATACTGccgaaaaaataatagaaccTCTGAAGAATAAAGAAGATATAAAG aacatcattttaaaatatttacctTCTAATACTATATATGAAGAATTTGACAAAACGGATGACCTAAATGATTACAAAGAAGGCTGTAAAAAGACTTTTAAACctgaaaatggaaaagataAAGATGATATTACagatttttgtgaaaaattcacaagaaatatgaaaaaaaaaatatatattactccgagtgatggaaaaaatccaaaaaatCGTTGTTCTTATTTTACACACTGgacatatgaaaatatacgGAAAATCTTTCCCACCTTGAAtgatactaaaaaaaataacgtaatAAACAAACTTAATGAAATAATGCATGATATTAACACTTCCGACTTAAAAGGAAAGCCTTGTTCCTTCTATTTCGATGGCACTCCCAATCAgtgggaggaagaaaaatatttgcatgaTTATTTTACGAATCATGAAAGCATCAAggataaatataattctaaCGTGAGTGAAAAGAAGACGTTCTGTGAATATCTCagttatatttacaaattatACGAAAAATACATATGGAAATGTTGTACCTATTTTTATAGAGGTAATAGTTGGAATTTATGTCCAAAACATTTTGAATGCGATAGGAAATATAACCCCTTTAAGCTATTGTCTACATTGAAATgcgaaaatgaaataatcagtgaaagtgaagaaaatgcGTATGATACTTTGATGATTGATCGTGAGGTTGTGTTAAAAAGTCAAATAATTCCATGCAATAGTTTAATTTGCGATCCTTTCTACAAATTCGCTATGGTTCCCCTTGCCTTTTTAGGATTATCAtccgtttttttcttgttttatAAAGTAAACATAAGTATCGTTTAA
- a CDS encoding variable surface protein Vir12-related (encoded by transcript PVX_090305A) yields the protein MTRGHQEKLNAAANPLNLNTIYEDFFSKENVQSKFEPECADLKKYNSIGNGSVQKLCNKLVYFLEEIAKTQDEQIRDDRCSYLTHWLYDKIAGIHKKTATNIDDISFATDIIKVAQNVSKKITGNKCNLGHDVGVSLKDLNERKMLFTYFKKYDSIKKRMESLKPGECDKYTPYINDIKSVYNTYRRNICHRYLSSSSIPDYFVCKDTYEPSNLLSLVEQCKSKEPITSARIANRYFGGHTELEYLLSEDEEGSGSDEDDDDALGSDSGGEEDEAEVGEDEDIVLLTKSRGRENVELTRRRFSGRGGLEERRRIAGTRGTHSSIHLSTQSHHSEKEQLSRVRSEETEVVQDTSEAEPHSFTTYFYYYLDIVYSVLKSKYFRYSFIAFSMLLIMLVMHHYYKSIKPSGSSMFPKRKRKGHKSNNHEADRRAEEITNGTAQRAYVDPRFQQMNLSYQPTQNYQR from the exons atgacGAGAGGGCACCAGGAAAAattg AATGCTGCTGCGAATCCTTTAAATCTTAACACTATATATGAAGATTTCTTTTCAAAGGAAAATGTCCAATCTAAATTTGAACCAGAATGTGctgatttaaaaaagtataatagCATAGGAAATGGAAGCGTTCAAAAACTTTGCAATAAActagtatattttttagaagAAATAGCTAAAACACAGGATGAACAAATACGTGATGATCGCTGTTCTTATTTAACCcattggttatatgataaaatagcgggaatacataaaaaaaccGCTACCAATATTGATGATATATCTTTTGCTACAGATATTATTAAAGTGGCACAGAatgttagcaaaaaaattacaggAAATAAGTGTAATTTAGGTCATGACGTAGGTGTTAGTTTAAAGGATTTGAATGAAAGGAAAATGTTGTTCacttattttaaaaaatatgatagcATTAAAAAGAGGATGGAATCCTTAAAACCAGGTGAATGCGATAAGTATACTCCATATATTAATGATATCAAGTCAGTATATAACACATACAGAAGAAATATTTGTCATAGATACCTTTCTAGTTCAAGTATTCCAGATTATTTTGTTTGTAAAGATACGTATGAGCCCAGTAACCTCTTATCCTTAGTAGAACAATGTAAATCCAAAGAGCCTATAACTTCTGCACGCATAGCAAATAGATATTTTGGAGGACATACAGAATTAGAATATTTATTAtctgaagatgaagaaggatCAGGATCGGACgaggatgatgatgatgctTTAGGATCAGATTCtggaggtgaagaagatgaagctGAAGTTGGAGAAGATGAAGATATTGTTTTACTCACAAAAAGTAGGGGCAGAGAAAATGTAGAACTGACAAGAAGGAGATTTTCAGGGAGGGGAGGATTAGAAGAACGCAGAAGAATAGCAGGTACACGAGGGACGCACTCTAGTATTCATTTGAGTACGCAGAGTCATCATTCTGAGAAAGAGCAATTGTCGCGTGTTAGGAGCGAAGAGACAGAGGTTGTTCAAGATACTTCAGAAGCTGAACCGCATAGTTTCACCACgtatttctattattattTGGATATAGTCTATTCAGTGTTGAAATCAAAGTATTTTCGTTACTCATTTATAGCTTTTTCAATGCTTCTAATAATGCTCGTCATGCATCATTACTATAAG tCTATTAAGCCATCAGGATCATCAATGTTTCCTAAGAGGAAACGAAAAGGCCATAAATCTAATAATCATGAAGCTGATCGTCGTGCAGAGGAAATAACAAATGGCACAGCACAACGAGCATATGTGGATCCACGATTTCAGCAAATGAATTTGTCCTATCAGCCCACGCAAAATTATCAAcggtaa
- a CDS encoding variable surface protein Vir12-like (encoded by transcript PVX_090315A): MVTQTDDEKWMLFLVEQKGNFHHQNCSFSNYYNFFPIIFQEAAAKQLKLDNMYDIEFFSKKGNPKNSTYCNVFTVKTSTDTKAKELCSTLIYHLENIGEKKPQSDNYCNYLRYWLYDEIGKIHTNQSDKVEKIPFLKNLIDAWYKINRDKLKYACSSPYVNGVSLKELKTRKLSYIYFKNEDNIQKISMSKDTAVCSKYLTYIQSFSSLYDKYKKTECVPGIFFSAVGSHHFPCKHKYEIKALISALEDCKKGILPRNLPAAAGAAVSGRDGSRTAASSLGGGGAGGSRTSQTLTSSTGSVGSRSSQALTSSTSLASSRGPTTLASAGGPGRPASVAGVTNGADRQAPSSLQPKASLSATPSVVTGHGGLGASPPTLQTGSDTGHVDIAGLPGSSESASDKMDSNFYRNIIMAAAILGTIFFLFFYNKFFGLKTSFPKRKRKKKIFEHNYYEEYEKELARYDSENESLDSQSDRYYLNYQPDEDSYY; encoded by the exons ATGGTGACGCAGACAGATGATGAAAAatgg ATGTTGTTTCTCGTagaacaaaagggaaatttcCATCATCAGAACTGTAGTTTTAgtaattattataactttttcCCCATTATTTTTCAGGAGGCAGCTGCAAAGCAGTTAAAACTTGATAATATGTATGATATAGAATTCTTttcgaaaaaaggaaatcctAAAAATAGTACTTATTGTAATGTATTCACTGTAAAAACTTCAACAGACACAAAAGCCAAAGAACTTTGCAGTACGCTCATATAtcatttagaaaatattggTGAGAAAAAACCACAAAGTGATAATTATTGTAACTATTTACGTTActggttatatgatgaaatagGGAAAATTCATACTAATCAGTCAGACAAGGTTGAAAAaataccttttttaaaaaatcttaTTGATGCTTGGTATAAGATTAATAGAGATAAATTAAAGTATGCATGTTCTTCACCATATGTAAATGGTGTTAgtttaaaagaattaaaaactCGGAAACTTtcgtacatttattttaaaaatgaggatAACATTCAGAAGATTAGTATGTCCAAAGATACAGCTGTATGTAGTAAgtatttaacatatattcAGAGTTTTAGTTCCTTATACGATAAGTATAAGAAGACGGAATGTGTGCctggtatatttttttcagctgTTGGTTCTCATCATTTTCCTTGtaaacataaatatgaaatcAAGGCTCTCATATCTGCTTTAGAAGactgcaaaaaaggaatactGCCACGTAATTTACCTGCAGCAGCTGGTGCAGCGGTAAGTGGTAGAGATGGATCACGAACTGCAGCAAGTTCATTAGGTGGAGGAGGTGCAGGAGGTTCAAGAACTTCACAAACATTAACAAGTTCGACGGGTTCAGTAGGTTCAAGAAGTTCACAAGCATTAACAAGTTCGACGAGTTTAGCAAGTTCAAGAGGCCCAACAACCTTAGCAAGTGCAGGAGGTCCAGGGCGTCCAGCATCTGTAGCAGGGGTAACTAATGGAGCCGATCGTCAGGCGCCATCATCTTTGCAGCCTAAAGCAAGTTTGAGTGCCACACCAAGTGTTGTCACTGGACATGGGGGTTTGGGAGCATCACCTCCCACTTTACAGACAGGCAGCGACACAGGGCATGTGGATATAGCTGGTCTTCCTGGTTCTTCAGAAAGTGCATCAGATAAGATGGACTCAAACTTTTATCGTAACATCATCATGGCTGCTGCAATACTTGgaacaattttcttccttttcttttacaacAAG TTTTTTGGATTAAAAACGAGTTTTcccaaaagaaaacgaaagaaaaaaatattcgagCATAACtattacgaagagtatgaaaaagagTTAGCAAGGTATGATTCAGAAAATGAGTCTTTAGATTCTCAATCGGATCggtattatttgaattatcagCCTGATGAGGATTCTTATTACTAA
- a CDS encoding hypothetical protein (encoded by transcript PVX_090320A): MLFFLFCNYQDERIVFDYLSAHKFDKALKEDVQDNRYSTYYNGISALNKIFPWIGDLSKKLSRNISFVHDSYIPGDEFNKKRCYDLNFWLHDQVYKNLQSSKKSTEYLGGIVDKLQSVWQDIVDKEFQGRVFTCLPDKKLLLNMQFLQEIKDLFDFFQDYSEIKGEIIAKPLEACLKYVDYLRQKLPIYYTWRDSCVKEEYTCKRYIDDYMR, translated from the coding sequence atgttgttttttcttttttgtaattaccAGGATGAACGTATCGTATTTGATTATTTATCTGCCCACAAATTTGACAAAGCATTGAAGGAAGATGTACAGGATAATAGATATAGTACGTATTACAATGGAATAAGTGCCCtgaataaaatattcccATGGATAGGTGACTTATCTAAGAAGCTAAGTAGAAATATATCTTTTGTACATGATAGTTATATTCCTGGCGATGAATTCAATAAGAAGCGCTGTtatgatttaaatttttggttACATGACCAAGTCTATAAAAACCTGCAATCATCAAAGAAGAGCACTGAATATTTGGGGGGTATTGTCGATAAGCTTCAAAGCGTGTGGCAAGATATTGTTGATAAGGAGTTTCAAGGTCGTGTTTTTACATGTCTTCcggataaaaaattactcctTAACATGCAATTTTTGCAAGAAATTAAGgatttatttgatttttttcagGATTATAGTgaaataaaaggggaaattaTTGCTAAACCTCTTGAGGCATGCCTTAAGTATGTTGATTATCTTAGACAAAAGCTTccaatatattatacatggAGAGACTCATGCGTAAAAGAAGAGTACACCTGTAAAAGATATATCGATGATTATATGAGATAA